In the Salvelinus fontinalis isolate EN_2023a chromosome 34, ASM2944872v1, whole genome shotgun sequence genome, one interval contains:
- the LOC129832776 gene encoding uncharacterized protein LOC129832776, translating to SFSSFSFSSSSFSSFSFSSSFSFSFFSSSSFSSSFSFSFSSSFSSSSSSFSFSFSFSFSFSFSFSFSSSFPSFSFSSCFSSFLFSSFSSSYFSYSSFTFSFSFSSSSFPFSSFSSSSFSFSFSFSSSSSFSFSSSSFSFSSFSSSSSSSYSLFIWVSQRVTYLQ from the coding sequence tcattctcctccttctcattctcctcctcctcattctcctccttctcgttctcctcctccttctctttctccttcttctcctcctcctccttctcctcctccttctctttctccttctcctcctccttctcctcctcctcctcctccttctccttctccttctccttctccttctccttctctttctccttctctttctcctcctccttcccctccttctctttctcctcctgcttctcctccttcttgttctcctccttctcctcctcttattTCTCCTACTCCTCCTTCACTTTCTCCTtctcgttctcctcctcctccttcccgttctcctccttctcctcctcctccttctctttctccttctcattctcctcctcctcctccttctcgttctcctcctcctccttctcgttctcctccttctcctcctcatcctcctcatcctacTCTCTTTTCATTTGGGTTTCTCAAAGGGTGACATATCTACAATGA
- the LOC129832777 gene encoding uncharacterized protein LOC129832777 — SFSSSSFSSFSSFSLFSSSSFSFSFFSSCSFSFSFFSSSFSSFSFSSSSFSSFSFSSSSFSFSFFSSSSSSSFSFSFSFSSSFSSSFSFSSSSFSSFSVSFSFSSSSFSFSFSFSSSFSSFSFSSFSFSSFSSSYFSFSSFLFSSFSSSSFSSSSFSFSSFSSSSSSSF, encoded by the coding sequence tccttctcctcctcctccttctcctccttctcctccttctccctcttctcctcctcctccttctctttctccttcttctcctcctgctccttctctttctcattcttctcctcctcattctcctccttctcattctcctcctcctcattctcctcgttctcgttctcctcctcctccttctctttctccttcttctcctcctcctcctcctcctccttctctttctccttctccttctcctcctccttctcctcctccttctccttctcctcctcctccttctcctccttctccgtctctttctccttctcctcctcctccttctctttctcattctctttctcctcctccttctcctccttctctttctcctccttctccttctcctccttctcctcctcctatttctccttctcctccttcttgttctcctccttctcctcctcctcgttctcctcctcctccttctcgttctcctccttctcctcctcctcctcctcctccttc